From the Caballeronia sp. LZ062 genome, one window contains:
- a CDS encoding sugar-transfer associated ATP-grasp domain-containing protein has product MPAPYVESFVKISWKNLSRHRFHRKHAREANEILRNIESRQGKTNPRQLRLADAYAREVLGDPCYAPWLHVYTALNGTFKEGWIPDNYYGWIVVPKMKGLYGQMSHLKPVSRLLFQDDAFPDLGYYVNGIFYTADHTAIHKSQVANIVFSTTDRIAFKLDHSMQGKGVFLIDRKDFDAERISQLGNGVLQRFIVQHAAFDQFASKAVATLRLTTVVDDAGNISLRACFLRLGRSADTYIRPDSEVCVPVDLQTGRLFSSGYLSDWTRVDAHPDSKVRFDGVTLPAFAKCVEKAIELHAKAPFARCVGWDLTVDIEENVLVMEWNAEHNDVKFSEATQGPCFTDLKWETLRPMA; this is encoded by the coding sequence ATGCCGGCACCCTACGTCGAAAGCTTCGTCAAGATCTCGTGGAAGAACCTGTCGCGTCACCGATTCCATCGGAAGCACGCGCGGGAAGCGAACGAGATTCTCCGCAACATCGAAAGCAGACAGGGCAAGACGAACCCCAGACAACTGCGCCTGGCCGACGCCTACGCCCGCGAGGTGCTTGGCGACCCCTGCTACGCGCCGTGGCTGCACGTCTATACCGCATTGAACGGGACGTTCAAGGAAGGCTGGATTCCGGACAACTACTACGGGTGGATCGTCGTCCCCAAGATGAAGGGACTTTATGGGCAGATGTCCCATCTCAAGCCCGTGTCTCGGCTGCTCTTTCAGGACGACGCGTTCCCCGACCTCGGTTACTACGTGAACGGCATCTTCTATACGGCCGATCACACCGCCATCCACAAGTCGCAAGTCGCGAACATTGTTTTCAGCACGACAGACAGAATCGCCTTCAAGCTCGATCACTCGATGCAGGGCAAAGGCGTGTTCCTGATCGACCGCAAGGATTTCGACGCCGAGCGCATCAGCCAGCTCGGCAATGGCGTGCTGCAACGCTTTATCGTGCAGCACGCTGCGTTCGACCAGTTCGCGTCGAAAGCAGTGGCGACGCTGCGCCTGACCACGGTCGTCGACGATGCCGGCAATATCTCGCTGCGCGCCTGTTTCCTGCGCCTCGGCCGCTCCGCCGACACGTACATCCGCCCGGACAGTGAAGTATGCGTGCCCGTGGATCTCCAGACCGGGCGGCTCTTCAGCTCGGGCTATCTGAGCGACTGGACCCGCGTGGACGCGCATCCGGATTCGAAAGTCAGGTTCGACGGCGTGACCTTGCCCGCGTTCGCGAAGTGCGTCGAGAAGGCAATCGAATTGCACGCGAAGGCACCGTTCGCGCGCTGCGTCGGCTGGGATCTGACCGTCGATATCGAAGAGAACGTGCTCGTCATGGAATGGAATGCCGAACATAACGACGTCAAATTCAGCGAAGCGACGCAAGGGCCGTGTTTCACCGACCTCAAGTGGGAAACGCTGCGGCCGATGGCGTAA
- a CDS encoding aldolase, translated as MSGAVIGPDSDAKLREEICTVGESLYARGYTVGTAGNISARCEDGWLITPTDACLGRLDPAQIAKVDSQGRHVSGERPSKTLELHRRIYEGSAGTRGIVHTHSTSLVALTLAGVWSDDDVLPPITPYYVMKVGHVPLVRYRRPGDPQAAAEIAARAADVRAVLLERLGPVVWERSVSHASYALEELEETARLWLMTTPRPAPLDDAGIDELRQTFGARW; from the coding sequence ATGAGCGGCGCCGTCATCGGACCGGACAGCGACGCGAAACTGCGCGAGGAAATCTGCACGGTCGGCGAGAGTCTCTATGCGCGCGGCTATACCGTAGGCACGGCGGGGAACATCAGCGCGCGCTGCGAAGACGGCTGGCTCATCACGCCGACAGACGCGTGTCTCGGCCGACTCGATCCCGCGCAGATCGCCAAGGTGGATTCGCAGGGGCGGCACGTGTCCGGCGAGCGGCCATCGAAGACGCTGGAGCTGCATCGGCGCATCTACGAGGGCAGCGCGGGCACACGCGGCATCGTGCATACGCATTCGACGTCGCTCGTCGCCCTGACGCTCGCGGGCGTGTGGAGCGACGACGACGTCCTTCCGCCGATCACGCCGTACTATGTGATGAAGGTCGGCCACGTACCGCTCGTGCGATACCGCCGCCCCGGCGACCCGCAAGCCGCCGCCGAGATCGCCGCGCGCGCGGCGGACGTGCGCGCGGTGCTGCTGGAGCGGCTCGGACCCGTGGTGTGGGAGCGCAGCGTCTCCCACGCGTCGTATGCGCTCGAAGAACTGGAAGAGACTGCGCGCCTGTGGCTCATGACCACGCCGCGCCCCGCGCCGCTCGACGATGCCGGCATCGACGAGCTCAGGCAGACGTTCGGGGCGCGCTGGTAG
- the otnK gene encoding 3-oxo-tetronate kinase, with the protein MHTRTRRPVLGCIADDFTGATDLASMLVRGGMRTIQTIGVPASDALLDADAVVVALKSRTIEAADAVAQSLAALEWLRAQGCRQFFFKYCSTFDSTDAGNIGPVAEALLDALGAGEGADFTIACPAFPENKRTVYRGHLFVGDALLNESGMEHHPLTPMRDPNLVRVLQRQSTSKVGLIASETVAAGADAVRDAITRLRADGVRLAIADALTDADLRTLGEACAALPLITGGSGVAIGLPDNFRRAGLIEPNDKAADLPAVEGGALVLAGSASKATNAQVAEWLPRRPAFRIDPRALSRGEPVVDEALAFIDTHAPQPVLVYATATPDEVKAVQQELGSAAAGKLVEDALAAIAREAKARGLRKFVVAGGETSGAVVQALGVEMLQIGPPIDPGVPVTVSVGETPLALALKSGNFGARDFFDKALRYIEGERA; encoded by the coding sequence ATGCACACACGAACCCGGCGTCCCGTCCTGGGATGCATCGCCGACGACTTCACCGGCGCAACCGACCTGGCCAGTATGCTGGTGCGCGGCGGCATGCGCACGATCCAGACTATCGGCGTGCCTGCGTCGGACGCGCTGCTCGACGCGGACGCCGTCGTCGTCGCGCTGAAATCGCGCACTATCGAAGCGGCCGATGCGGTCGCGCAATCGCTCGCCGCGCTCGAGTGGCTACGCGCTCAAGGCTGCCGCCAGTTCTTCTTCAAATACTGTTCGACCTTCGATTCGACCGATGCCGGCAACATCGGCCCCGTCGCCGAGGCGCTGCTCGATGCGCTCGGCGCCGGGGAAGGCGCGGACTTCACGATAGCCTGCCCCGCTTTCCCGGAGAACAAGCGGACGGTCTATCGCGGGCATCTCTTCGTCGGCGACGCGCTGCTGAACGAGTCGGGCATGGAGCACCATCCGCTAACGCCGATGCGCGATCCCAACCTCGTGCGTGTATTGCAGCGGCAATCGACATCGAAGGTCGGACTGATCGCGAGCGAGACCGTCGCGGCGGGCGCCGATGCGGTGCGTGATGCCATCACGCGTCTGCGTGCCGATGGCGTGCGTCTCGCGATTGCGGACGCGCTCACCGACGCCGACTTGCGCACGCTCGGCGAGGCCTGCGCCGCACTTCCGCTCATCACAGGCGGCTCGGGCGTCGCCATCGGCCTGCCCGACAACTTCCGGCGCGCTGGACTGATCGAGCCGAACGACAAGGCCGCGGACCTGCCCGCTGTCGAAGGCGGGGCGCTCGTGCTGGCGGGCAGCGCATCGAAGGCGACGAACGCGCAGGTCGCGGAGTGGCTCCCGAGGCGCCCCGCGTTTCGCATCGATCCGCGTGCGCTTTCGCGCGGTGAGCCGGTGGTCGACGAGGCGCTCGCCTTCATCGACACGCACGCGCCGCAGCCCGTGCTCGTCTACGCGACGGCCACGCCCGACGAAGTGAAGGCCGTGCAGCAGGAACTTGGGAGCGCTGCGGCGGGCAAGCTCGTGGAGGATGCGCTCGCCGCCATCGCCCGCGAAGCGAAGGCGCGCGGCCTGCGCAAGTTCGTGGTCGCGGGCGGCGAAACGTCGGGCGCGGTGGTGCAGGCGCTCGGCGTCGAGATGCTGCAAATCGGGCCGCCCATCGATCCCGGCGTGCCGGTGACCGTCAGTGTCGGTGAGACGCCGCTTGCGCTCGCGCTGAAGTCCGGAAACTTCGGCGCACGCGATTTCTTCGACAAAGCGCTGCGCTACATTGAAGGAGAACGCGCATGA